The Anaeromyxobacter sp. sequence GCCCTGGCGATCTTCGCCAGCGCCTACGCCCTGGCCTGGTTCGTCCGTCGGCTCTGGAACTGAGGCAGGAGATCACCATGGCACCCTTCGACATCGCCGCCTTCGGCCCCGTCGCCAGCGCCCTCACCTTCGGCCTCATCGGCTTCGGCTTCGGCGCCGTGCTCGAGCTGGGCGGCTTCGGCGACACCCGCAAGCTGGCCGGCCAGTTCTACTTCCGCGACCTGACCGTGCTGAAGGTCATGTTCACCGGCATCATCGTGGCCGCGGTGCTGGTGGCCGGCGCCACCGCCTTCGGCCTGCTCGACATGAGCAAGGTGTGGGTCAACCCCACCTACCTGTGGCCCGGCATCGTGGGCGGCCTGATCATGGGGGTGGGCTTCATCCTGGGCGGCTTCTGCCCTGGCACCTCGGTGGTGGCCGCCTCCACGCTCAAGATCGACGGCGCCCTGTTCCTGCTGGGGGCCCTGGGCGGCGTCTGGCTCTTCGGCGAGACGGTGGGCAGCTACCAGGCCTTCTTCCTCTCCTCCGACATGGGGCGCTTCACCCTCGACGAGTGGCTGGGGATCTCGAAGGGCGTGGCCCTGCTGCTGGTGGTGGCCATGGCGCTCTTCATGTTCTGGGGTGGCGAGCTGCTGGAGCAGCGCTTCGGCAAGGGGCTGGCCTGGTCGGAGATCCCGCTGCGCCCCCGCCTGCCCAGGGCGGCCGCGGCCGGCGCGCTGGTGCTGCTGGCCCTGGTGGTGGCGGCCCGCGGCCAGCCCACCCCGCTCGAGAAGTTCGCCTTGCTGGGCGCCGACGCGGCCCGCCCGGTGGCGGAGCGCGGCATCTTCGTCCACCCGGCCGAGGTGGTGGCGCTGCGGAAGGACCTGTCGGTCAAGGTGCAGGTGCTCGACCTGCGCGACGAGCACGACTTCAACCTCTTCCACCTGGGGGGGGCCCGCCGCGTCGATCCGGCGGCCCTCACCACGCCCAGGACGCTCAAGGGGCTGCTCGACCAGCCGGCCAGCACGGTCACCTTCGTGACCGCCAACGGCGAGGCCGCCGCGCTGCAGGCCTGGAAGGCGCTCAAGGCCTCCGGGGTCCAGAACCTCTACGTCATCGAGGGCGGCATGAACCGCTGGCTCGAGCTCTACGCGGTGGAGCGCTGCGTGGCCGCCCCGGCGCCGCAGGCCGCGGCCGGCGACGAGGGGTCCGACCGGCTCGACTACCGCTTCGCCTTCGCCACCGGCAGCAGCCTGCCGGCCGCCTGGCCGGAGCTGGCCACCTCGCGCGGCTTCCGCGCCCCGTGCAGCGCGCCGGTCTCGGGCGGCGAGGGCCACGCCGCGGCCCAGGGCGGCCACGGCGTCACCTGGCCCACCTACACCTTCGCCAAGAAGGTGAAGCTGCAGTCGAAGGCGGCGGTGAAGGGCGGCTGCGGGTAGCCGGCCCGGGGCGGCCGGCCCGCCCCCGGGCCGTCCGGCCTTGACCTGCTCGCCCGTTCAGTCCAGGCTGGACCGGTGAAGCCGGTCCCCATCTCCAACCCTCCGAACCCCTGGCTCAGCGCCGAGGTGGAGTGGCTCGAGCCCACCGCCGCGCGGCTCGAGGTCTACGAGGACGCCAGCCGCGAGATCCTCTCCCGCAACGAGAGCCCGGACGTCGCCTTCACCTGGAGCGTCAACCCGTACCGCGGCTGCCAGCACGCCTGCGCCTACTGCTACGCCCGCCCCTACCACGAGTTCCTGGGCTTCGGCGCCGGCACCGACTTCGACACCAAGGTGGCGGTCAAGCTGCGCGCCCCCGCGCTGCTGCGCCAGGCCTTCGAGCGGCGCGCCTGGAAGGGCGAGGTGGTGGCCTTCGCCGGCGCCACCGACGCCTGGCAGCCGCTGGAGGCCTCCTACCGGCTGACCCGCGGCTGCCTGGAGGCCTGCCTCGACTACCGCAACCCGGTCTGCCTGGTGACCAAGGCGGCGCTGGTGGAGCGCGACCTCGACCTGCTGATCCGGCTGCGCGCCGAGGCCGGCTGCAGCGTGGCGGTGAGCCTCCCCTACCTCGACGAGGTGGTGGCCCGCCGGCTGGAGCCCGGCGCCCCCACCCCGCGCCGGCGCCTCGAGACGCTGGCGCGGCTGGCCGACGCCGGCCTGGCCCCCACGGTGCTGGTGGCCCCGGTCATCCCGGGGCTGGACGACGAGCTGCCCCGGGTGCTGGCGGCGGCCCGGGGCGCCGGGGCGGCCAGCGCCGGGTGGCAGCTCCTGCGCCTGCCCGGCCCGGTGGGGCGGGTCTTCGCGGAGCGGCTGCGCCAGGTGCTGCCGGAGCGGGCCGAGCGGATCCTGCACCTCGTCCGCGAGACCAGGCGCGGCGAGGTGGACGACCCGAGCTTCGGCCGCCGCTTCCGCGGCGAGGGGCCCTACGCCGAGACCATCGCCGCGGTCTTCCGGGTCAGCTGCGCCCGGCTCGGCCTGATGGTGTCCCGGCCGGGCGAGCGGGGCGACCCGCCGGCCACCTTCCGCCGGCCGCCGGGGGCGCAGGGGTCGCTGTTCTGAGGCGAGCGGGGCGAGCGCCCCGGCCTCACCCGAGCCGAAAGCGCCCCACCAGCGCCTCGAGCGCCTCGGCCTGCGCCGACAGCTGGCTGGCCGCCGAGGAGGACTGCTCCGCCGAGGCGGCGTTCTGCTGGGTGACCTTGTCCATCTCGCCCACGGCCTGCCCGACCTGGAGCACGCCCGCTTCCTGGGCCCGCGCCGCCGTGGCGATCTCGCCGACCAGCGCGGCGACCTTGCCGATGGCCGCCACGATCTCGCCGAGCGAGCCGCTCACCTGGGCGGACGCCTGCTCCCCGGCCCCGGCCTGCCGGACCGACTCCTGGATGAGCGCCTCGGTCTTCTGCGACGCCTCCTTGGCCCGGAGCGCCAGCGAGCGGACCTCCTCCGCCACCACCGCGAAGCCGCGCCCGGCCTCGCCGGCCCGGGCCGCCTCCACCGCCGCGTTGAGCGCCAGGAGGTTGGTCTGGAAGGCGATGTCGTTGATGTCCTTGATGATCTGCGAGGTGCTCTCGGAGGCGTTCTTGATCTGCCGCATCGCCCCGTCGAGCTGTCGCACCGCCGCGGCACCGCCCTTCGCGGCCGTCCGGGCCTCCTCGACGAGCGCGGTGGCCTGGCCAGCCCCGCTCGCCGACCGGCGGGTGGCCGCCGTCACCTCGTCGAGGCGGGCCACCGTCTCCTGGAGCGAGGCGGCCTGCTCCGAGGCCCCCGAGGCCACGGCCTGGGAGGAGGAGGCGATCTGGCTGGCCGCCCCGGAGACCTGCGCCACCGCGTCGGACACCTGCTGCATCGACGCCCCCAGCGCCTCGGCGGTGGCGTTGACGGCCTGCTGGATGCGGGCGTGCTGGCCCAGGTAGCGCCCCTCGGCCCGGGCGGTCAGGTCGCGCGCCGCCAGGCGCTCGAGCGCCTGCGTGGCCTCGGCGATGGGGGCCACCGTGGCGTCCAGCGTCTCGTTGAGCCCGGCCACGATGCGGCGGAAGTCGCCCAGGTGCAGGTCGGGGTCGGCCCGGGTGGCCAGCTGCCCGGCCACCGCCGCGTCGGCGAGGCGCCGGGTGTCGGAGACCACCCGGTTCACCGCGTCGATGCAGCCGTTCAGGCTCGCCTGCATGGCCTGGAACTCGCCGCGATAGGCCCCCTCGACGTGCGGCGGGATGTCGCCGCGCGCGATGGCGTCGACGCAGCGGGCCGCCTCGGCCACCGGGCCGGTCACGGCGTCGAGGGTGCGGTTGATCCCCTCGACCACCTCGCGGAAGTCGCCCTGGTGGCGCGAGGCGTCCGCCCGGGTGGAGAGGCGCCCCTCCGCGCCCGCCTGGGCCAGGTCGCGGGTGTCGGCCACCAGCAGGCTCACCGCGTCGAGGCAGCGGTTCAGGTCGTCGCGCAGCCGGGCGAACTCGCCCTGGTAGGCGGCGGCGATGTGCGGCGGGATGCGCCCGTGGGCCAGGTCGTCCACGCAGGCGGCGGCCACCCGGACCGGGCCGGTCACGGCGTCGAGCGTGTCGTTGACCCCCTGCACCACGGCGCGGTAGTCGCCCCGGTGGCGCGACGGGTCGGCCCGGGTGTCGAGGCGGCCCTCCACCCCGGCCCGGGCCAGCAGGCTGGCGTCCTCCACCAGGGCCCGGATGGCGGCCACACAGCCGTTGAGATCGGTGCGCAGGGCGTCGAAGTCGCCGGGCCAGGGCTCCACCATGGGGGGCGGCAGGTCGCCGCGCGCCAGCCGCTCGACCGCCCCGGTGACCCGCTGCAGCGGCGCCAGGAAGGCCTCCACCGTGGCGTTCATCCCCGCCGCGATGGGTCGGAACTCCCAGTCGACCGCCGCCTCGTCGGCGCGCGCCGCCAGCCGGCCGTGGCGCACCGCCTCGGCCAGGCGGCGGGCCTCGGCGTCCAGCCCGCCCAGGCTGCGGCGGATGGAGCGGCCCAGCCACAGGGCGGCCAGCACCAGCACCAGCACCCCGGCCAGCAGGCCGCCCAGCATGGTGGCCCGGGTGAGCCGCAGGGTGGCCTCGGCCTCTGCGCCCCGGGTGATGGCCTCGCCGCGCGCCGCCTCGAGGAGCGCGTCGAGCCGGCGCTGCACGCCCGCCGACTCGGCCAGCTGGGCCTCGACCTGATCGGCCAGCTCGTCCTCGGCGTCGGCCAGCTCGCCCGCCGGCGCGCGCCGCGCCAGCAGCTGGTCGCGGGCCTCCACCCGCCGCAGCGCCTGGGCGGCCTCGGCCCGCCAGGCCTCCAGCGCGGCGTCGAGCGCCCGGCGCGCCTCCTGCTCCGCCGGGTCGTCCACCAGGGCGGCGTGGCGCGCCGCCGCCTGCTCGACGGCGCCCCGGGACCTGTCGGAGAGCCCGCGGTAGCGGGCGCGCAGCTTGGGGTCGGCCGAGGGCTGGGCCAGGATGGCCAGCGCCCCGTCCACCCGGCTCACCGCCATGCCGAGCTCGCCGAGCGCCTCCACCGCGGGCAGGGTCCGGTCGCGGTAGGCGAACACCTCGCCGGCCAGGTCCCCGGTGGCGAACCAGCCCGCCGCCGCGCCGACCACCACCACGGCGAGCGCCAGCCCGAGGGTGAGGAGGACCTTGCCGGCCAGCTTGAGGCGAGGGCGCATCGGGCTCCCGGTGGGCGTGGCCCTCCCGGCAGCGGGGGCGCACGCACCCCGAGCGTATCACCTCGCGGTCCGCCTCCCGCCGCCCCGCCCGGTCCCGTGACCAGGGCACGGCGCGCCCCTCAGTCGCCCGGCGGCGCCTCGTCGGGCTCGGTGAGGCCGTACAGCTTGAGCCGCTTCCAGAGCGTGACGCGCGACACCCCGAGGCGGCGGGCGGCCTCGGCCCGGTTCCAGCCGCAGGCCTGCAGCATCGCCGAGACCCGGTCCTTGTCGAGCCCCGCGGCGCCGGGCGGTGGGGGCGCGGCCGCCGGGGCCACGGACCGCAGCTCCTCCGGCAGGTGCGCCACCTCGATGAGGCCATCGCCGGCCCGCAGCGCGGCCGACTCGAGCACGTTCTGCAGCTCGCGGACGTTGCCGGGCCAGGCGTGGGTGGCCAGGCGGGCCTGCGCCGAGGCCGAGACCCCGGTCGGGCGCTGACCGCCCGCGGCCGCCAGCCGCTCCAGCCAGGAGGCGGCCAGCAGCGGCAGGTCGTCCAGGTGCTCGCGCAGCGAGGGGACCCGCAGCGGGAAGACCGCCAGGCGGAAGTAGAGGTCGGCGCGGAAGCGCCCCTGCTCCACCATGGTCTTCAAGTTGCGGTGGGTGGCGCAGAGCAGCCGCACGTCCACCTTGATGGGGGCCGAGTCGCCCACCCGCTCGATCTCCCGCTGCTCGATGACCCTGAGCAGCTTCACCTGGACGGCCGGGGAGACGTCGCCGATCTCGTCGAGCAGCAGGGTGCCGCCGTGGGCCTCCTGGAAGCGGCCGCGCCGGTCCTTGAGGGCGCCGGTGAAGGCGCCCTTGACGTGGCCGAAGAGCTCCGACTCGAGCAGGTTCTCGTTGAGGGCCGAGCAGGAGACCCGCACGAAGGGGGCCGCGGAGCGCCCGCTGCCGCGGTGGATGGCCTCGGCGACGCACTCCTTTCCGGAGCCGCTCTCGCCCAGGATCATGACGGTGGCGCTCGACCGGGCCACCTGCCCGATGGTCTTGTAGAGCTCCTCCATGACCGGGTGGCGCCCCACCAGGCCGCAGAAGTCGCCCTCGGCGCGGGCCGGACGCCAGTCGCAGCGGGCCTCCTGCCCCGGCTCGCCGGCGGCGGTGAAGGTCTCGAGCGCCCCCACCACCGCGCCGTCGGGCGCGTAGAGCGGCACGGCGCTCTTGACGATCTGCAGCAGCCGGCCGTCCTTGGTGCGCAGGGTGCAGGTCTTGGAGGTCCGCCCCTGCTGCGCCAGGCCGCACTTGAGCGGGCCGACCCCGCAGGCGCAGCCGTTGACGGCGTCGCCGGCCAGGATGGAGCAGTCGCGCCCCACCGCCTCCGCCGGCGACCAGCCGGTGATGCGCTCGGCCGCCCGGTTCCAGTAGGTTACCCGCCCGGCCACGTCGATGGTGAAGAGCGCGTCCGGCAGCACGTCGGCCAGCCGGTGGAGCGCGTCCTCGCTGCCGAGGCCCTCGAAGGGCAGGTGGGGAACGCTGAGCGGACTCATGTCGGGAACCCCGGAAGAGAATCACCCTTTGGAGCGCCGTTCAAGGCGAACGGTTCACGGTGAACGCTCAGCGCAACGGCCCCCCGTTCAGGTGAACTGTGGGCGCCGGCGCACAGCGTCGGAACTCGAAGGAAACGGGGGGTTCCAGACGCGGCCGGCGCTGGTATGCCGCGTGCTTTGGATGGGCTCACCGATCCGCCTGGCGTGGCCCACCCCGGCCAGCCACCTCCCGGTCGGGAAAGGACCCACCTTGAGCTCGACTCGTCTCGCCCTGGCTGCCCTGGCGCTCAGCGCCCTGGCCGCCTGCTCCTCCACCGCGGAGAAGACCTGCGCCGACTTCTGCGGCGCCGGCAACGTCTGCAGCGACGGGCAGTGCGTGCCCCTGGCCTGCACGCCCGCCTGCGGCGCCGGCACCGCCTGCCAGATGGGCGCCTGCGTCGCCGTGGCGGCCGTGACCTGCACCGAGGCCTACCCGGGCTGCGCCGCCTGCGACACCTCCGGCGCCACCGCGGCCTGGGTCGGCCAGTGCGGCGCCGGCACCACCTGCAGCGCCACCACCGACTCCTGCCTCGGCACCGCCACCCTGCACGCCACCTTCGGCGCGGCCGGCGGCCCGCTGCACGGCCCCTTCGCCAGCGGCTACGCGGTCACCGCCCAGTGCGTCGGCTGCCACGCCGACGCGGCGGCCCAGGTGATGGCCTCCACCCACTGGACCTGGGCCGGCGAGACCGCCGACCTGGTCTCCATGACCGACCTGACCACCGTCATCAACCCTGGCACCATCGGCAAGTCGAAGCTCATCAACAACTTCTGCGTGGCCACGCCCTCCAACGACAAGCGCTGCGACCAGTGCCACGCCGGCTACGGCGGTGACCCGCTCGCCACCAAGCCGCAGAAGTCGGCCCGCAACTACGCCTCGGCCGACGCCACCACCGGCGACTCGTCGATCCCGCTCGAGCACCGCATCGACTGCCTGGTGTGCCACTCCAACCCGACGGCCGCCTACGCCAAGGACCCCAAGAACTTCGGCAACCCGGTGGCCACCATCAACCTGGCGGTGGCGGCGCAGGACATCCGCATGCCCACCCGCACCAACTGCGGCGCCTGCCACTTCTACGCGGGCGGCGGCGACAACGTGAAGCTGATGGGCTCCTCGCTCAAGAACCCCACCGAGGCCATCGACGTCCACATGGGCCGCGGCATGGAGTGCCTCGACTGCCACGCCGGCCCGGAGCACACCTTCAAGGGCTCCGGCGTGCACGTCCCCACCCACTCGGCGCGCGTCTCCTGCTCCGACTGCCACGGCGCCGCCCCGCACGAGGGCCACGTGCAGGCCGGCGGCGAGAACCTGGACACCCACGCCGTGAAGATCGCCTGCCAGACCTGCCACATCCCCCGCTTCAGCCGCGGCCAGTTCGGCAAGGTCGACTGGGACTGGTCCACCGCCGGTGACAACGGCACCTGCGCCGGCGGCACCCCCTGCAGCGCCGGCGTGACCACCACCAAGGTGAACGACGACGGCACGCCCAACGCCGCCTCGCTCAACTCGGTGGTCACCTACGACTACATCAAGGGCAACTTCGTCTGGCAGAAGAACATCCAGCCCGGCTACCGCTGGTCGAACGGCAAGTCGACCCACGCCCTCACCTCGGACAAGGCCGACTTCGGCGCCTTCGGCACCACCGGCGCCGACGCCAACCGCATCTCGCTGGGCGAGCCGGTGGGCAGCGCCACCGACGGCAAGATCATGGCCTTCAAGGTCATGCGCGGCCGGCAGGCGTTCTACATCGACGGCGCCAACAGCTACGCCATCGTGCCCAACGTCTTCGGACCGGGCAGCCTGTGGGGCGTCATCCAGGCGGTGGGCTTCAGCTACCCGGCCTACGACTTCGACGGCGCGGCCGGCCCCCTGGCCCCCGGCGCCGCCTCGATGGCCGCCCTGTGGGGCAAGGTGCTGGCCACCGGCGCGGTGGCGGCCGGCCAGGCCGCCGGCGTGACCAGCTTCCCCAAGTACGACGGGGTCAACGCCGGCTACGACTGGCGCACCACCAAGCTGTACATGGACCTGAACCACGAGGTGGCGCCCAAGGCCACCGCGCTGGGCGCCAACAACGCCTGCGCCGACTGCCACAGCGGCACCGGCAACAAGCTGCCGCTCTGCGAGCTGTACGCCGGCCGCACCCTCCCCTGGGGCGTGACCTGCCCGTAGTCCGGCCGCTGGAGTGAAGCACGGAGCCGCGGCTCGGGGGACCTCCCCCGGGTCGCGGCTCCGGTCGCTTCGGGGCGTCCGCAGGCGGGCGCCGGCGCGGCACCTACTTCTTCGGCAGCGGGCAGGTGTTCAGCCCCACCAGCTTGTAGAGCGGGCAGAAGCCGATCAGGCCGGTGGCCAGCGGCACCAGGCCGATCCAGCCCAGCGGCGACTGGGGGCCGATGAAGACCAGGGACAGGAGCCCGAGGCCGAGGACGATGCGGACGGCGCGGTCGATGGTGCCTTCGTTGGTCATTGTGTGTTTCCTCCGTTGACGGTGGAGAGTCCGGCGGACCGGGGCAGGATTCCTGACGCCCCCGCCGGGACGTGGTGGAATCCTCGGGTGACCCCTGCGACTCTCAGGGGTGATTGGACCGGCTCATGGACATGCCACAGGTGGCGGACGACCGAGGGCTGGTGGGGCGCTGCGCCGGCGGCGATCGCGCGGCCTTCGACCTGCTGGTCGAGCGCCACGGCGCCGCCCTGCTGCGCTTCGCCGGGCGCCAGTGCGCCTCGGCCCGTGACGCCGAGGACGCCCTGCAGGACGGCCTGCTGGCCGCCTGGCGCGGCGCGGCCGGCTTCCGCGGGGACGCCGCGCCGCGCACCTGGCTGTTCCAGGTGGTGCTGCACGCCTGCCGGCGTCGCGGCCGGCGGCGCGCCGGGGAGCCCGAGCGCCACGCCCCGCTGGAGGAGGCCGAGCGGCTGCCCGCCGAGGCGGCCGACGCCGAGGCCCAGGCGGTGGCGCGACAGCAGGGGCGGGCCCTGGAGCAGGCGCTGGCCGGGCTGCCGGCCGAGGCCCGGGAGCTCCTGCTGCTGCGCGACGTCGAGGGGCTGACCGGGGCCGA is a genomic window containing:
- a CDS encoding YeeE/YedE family protein, with translation MAPFDIAAFGPVASALTFGLIGFGFGAVLELGGFGDTRKLAGQFYFRDLTVLKVMFTGIIVAAVLVAGATAFGLLDMSKVWVNPTYLWPGIVGGLIMGVGFILGGFCPGTSVVAASTLKIDGALFLLGALGGVWLFGETVGSYQAFFLSSDMGRFTLDEWLGISKGVALLLVVAMALFMFWGGELLEQRFGKGLAWSEIPLRPRLPRAAAAGALVLLALVVAARGQPTPLEKFALLGADAARPVAERGIFVHPAEVVALRKDLSVKVQVLDLRDEHDFNLFHLGGARRVDPAALTTPRTLKGLLDQPASTVTFVTANGEAAALQAWKALKASGVQNLYVIEGGMNRWLELYAVERCVAAPAPQAAAGDEGSDRLDYRFAFATGSSLPAAWPELATSRGFRAPCSAPVSGGEGHAAAQGGHGVTWPTYTFAKKVKLQSKAAVKGGCG
- a CDS encoding radical SAM protein, coding for MKPVPISNPPNPWLSAEVEWLEPTAARLEVYEDASREILSRNESPDVAFTWSVNPYRGCQHACAYCYARPYHEFLGFGAGTDFDTKVAVKLRAPALLRQAFERRAWKGEVVAFAGATDAWQPLEASYRLTRGCLEACLDYRNPVCLVTKAALVERDLDLLIRLRAEAGCSVAVSLPYLDEVVARRLEPGAPTPRRRLETLARLADAGLAPTVLVAPVIPGLDDELPRVLAAARGAGAASAGWQLLRLPGPVGRVFAERLRQVLPERAERILHLVRETRRGEVDDPSFGRRFRGEGPYAETIAAVFRVSCARLGLMVSRPGERGDPPATFRRPPGAQGSLF
- a CDS encoding chemotaxis protein; amino-acid sequence: MRPRLKLAGKVLLTLGLALAVVVVGAAAGWFATGDLAGEVFAYRDRTLPAVEALGELGMAVSRVDGALAILAQPSADPKLRARYRGLSDRSRGAVEQAAARHAALVDDPAEQEARRALDAALEAWRAEAAQALRRVEARDQLLARRAPAGELADAEDELADQVEAQLAESAGVQRRLDALLEAARGEAITRGAEAEATLRLTRATMLGGLLAGVLVLVLAALWLGRSIRRSLGGLDAEARRLAEAVRHGRLAARADEAAVDWEFRPIAAGMNATVEAFLAPLQRVTGAVERLARGDLPPPMVEPWPGDFDALRTDLNGCVAAIRALVEDASLLARAGVEGRLDTRADPSRHRGDYRAVVQGVNDTLDAVTGPVRVAAACVDDLAHGRIPPHIAAAYQGEFARLRDDLNRCLDAVSLLVADTRDLAQAGAEGRLSTRADASRHQGDFREVVEGINRTLDAVTGPVAEAARCVDAIARGDIPPHVEGAYRGEFQAMQASLNGCIDAVNRVVSDTRRLADAAVAGQLATRADPDLHLGDFRRIVAGLNETLDATVAPIAEATQALERLAARDLTARAEGRYLGQHARIQQAVNATAEALGASMQQVSDAVAQVSGAASQIASSSQAVASGASEQAASLQETVARLDEVTAATRRSASGAGQATALVEEARTAAKGGAAAVRQLDGAMRQIKNASESTSQIIKDINDIAFQTNLLALNAAVEAARAGEAGRGFAVVAEEVRSLALRAKEASQKTEALIQESVRQAGAGEQASAQVSGSLGEIVAAIGKVAALVGEIATAARAQEAGVLQVGQAVGEMDKVTQQNAASAEQSSSAASQLSAQAEALEALVGRFRLG
- a CDS encoding sigma 54-interacting transcriptional regulator is translated as MSPLSVPHLPFEGLGSEDALHRLADVLPDALFTIDVAGRVTYWNRAAERITGWSPAEAVGRDCSILAGDAVNGCACGVGPLKCGLAQQGRTSKTCTLRTKDGRLLQIVKSAVPLYAPDGAVVGALETFTAAGEPGQEARCDWRPARAEGDFCGLVGRHPVMEELYKTIGQVARSSATVMILGESGSGKECVAEAIHRGSGRSAAPFVRVSCSALNENLLESELFGHVKGAFTGALKDRRGRFQEAHGGTLLLDEIGDVSPAVQVKLLRVIEQREIERVGDSAPIKVDVRLLCATHRNLKTMVEQGRFRADLYFRLAVFPLRVPSLREHLDDLPLLAASWLERLAAAGGQRPTGVSASAQARLATHAWPGNVRELQNVLESAALRAGDGLIEVAHLPEELRSVAPAAAPPPPGAAGLDKDRVSAMLQACGWNRAEAARRLGVSRVTLWKRLKLYGLTEPDEAPPGD
- a CDS encoding DUF2892 domain-containing protein, with amino-acid sequence MTNEGTIDRAVRIVLGLGLLSLVFIGPQSPLGWIGLVPLATGLIGFCPLYKLVGLNTCPLPKK
- a CDS encoding RNA polymerase sigma factor, encoding MDMPQVADDRGLVGRCAGGDRAAFDLLVERHGAALLRFAGRQCASARDAEDALQDGLLAAWRGAAGFRGDAAPRTWLFQVVLHACRRRGRRRAGEPERHAPLEEAERLPAEAADAEAQAVARQQGRALEQALAGLPAEARELLLLRDVEGLTGAEAAEVLGLGLPALKSRLHRARLELKERVEAILGHPLEEISP